The Pongo abelii isolate AG06213 chromosome 20, NHGRI_mPonAbe1-v2.0_pri, whole genome shotgun sequence genome window below encodes:
- the ZNF575 gene encoding zinc finger protein 575, which translates to MLERGAESAAGATDPSPTGKEPVTKEAPHQGPPQKPSQSAPGPTASAGSPRRRPPPQRPHRCPDCDKAFSYPSKLATHRLAHGGARPHPCPDCPKAFSYPSKLAAHRLTHSGARPHPCPHCPKAFGHRSKLAAHLWTHAPTRPYPCPDCPKSFCYPSKLTAHRHTHHATDARPYPCPHCPKAFSFPSKLAAHRLCHDPPTAPGSQATTRHRCSSCGQAFGQRRLLLLHQRSHHQVEHKGERD; encoded by the exons ATGCTGGAGCGAGGCGCGGAGTCCGCGGCCGGGGCCACCGATCCTAGTCCCACTGGCAAGGAACCGGTGACCAAAGAAG ctccccaccagggCCCACCGCAGAAGCCCAGCCAGTCAGCTCCAGGGCCCACCGCGTCCGCGGGCTCGCCTCGCCGGCGGCCCCCACCCCAGCGCCCGCACCGCTGCCCCGACTGTGACAAGGCCTTCTCGTACCCGTCCAAGCTGGCCACGCACCGCTTAGCACACGGAGGCGCCCGACCCCACCCATGCCCAGACTGCCCCAAGGCCTTCTCCTACCCGTCCAAGCTGGCAGCCCACCGCCTCACGCACAGCGGAGCCCGCCCGCACCCATGCCCACACTGCCCGAAGGCCTTTGGCCACCGCTCCAAGCTGGCGGCTCACCTCTGGACCCACGCACCCACCCGCCCCTACCCGTGCCCCGACTGCCCCAAGTCCTTCTGCTACCCTTCCAAGCTGACGGCCCACCGCCACACGCACCACGCCACCGACGCCCGCCCCTATCCTTGCCCTCATTGCCCCAAGGCTTTCTCATTTCCCTCCAAGCTGGCCGCCCATCGCCTATGTCACGACCCCCCAACCGCGCCCGGCAGCCAGGCGACTACCCGGCACCGATGCTCCAGCTGCGGCCAAGCCTTTGGCCAGAGACGCTTACTGCTCCTTCATCAACGCAGCCACCACCAGGTGGAGCACAAGGGGGAGAGAGACTGA